In one Parageobacillus genomosp. 1 genomic region, the following are encoded:
- a CDS encoding TatD family hydrolase, protein MLFDTHAHLNAIQYNEDLQEVIDRALNEGVSHIVVVGFDRPTIARAIELAEQYDFIYASVGWHPVDAVDMTDDDLHMLEKLAAHPKVVALGEMGLDYYWDKSPKEIQQDVFRRQISLAKKVKLPIIIHNREATADILQILKEENASEVSGIMHCFSGSVEVAKQCIDMNFFISLGGPVTFKNAKKPKEVAAQIPLEHLLIETDCPYLTPHPFRGKRNEPSYVKYVAEAIAEIKGISFEEVAKATTENAKKLFGIHR, encoded by the coding sequence ATGCTCTTTGACACCCATGCACATTTAAATGCAATTCAATATAACGAGGATTTACAAGAAGTCATTGACCGTGCTCTTAACGAAGGAGTTTCTCATATTGTCGTCGTCGGTTTTGACCGCCCTACCATTGCACGGGCGATCGAGCTAGCGGAGCAATATGATTTTATTTATGCTTCAGTTGGCTGGCATCCCGTTGACGCGGTCGATATGACAGATGATGATTTACATATGCTCGAAAAATTAGCAGCTCATCCAAAAGTAGTGGCTTTAGGAGAAATGGGCTTGGATTACTATTGGGATAAATCACCAAAGGAAATACAACAAGACGTATTTCGGCGACAGATCTCTTTGGCAAAAAAAGTAAAACTGCCGATTATTATTCATAACCGCGAGGCAACAGCCGATATTTTGCAAATTTTAAAAGAAGAAAACGCTTCCGAAGTGAGTGGAATTATGCATTGTTTTAGCGGAAGTGTGGAAGTGGCGAAACAATGCATTGATATGAACTTCTTTATTTCGCTTGGCGGACCGGTAACGTTTAAAAACGCGAAAAAGCCGAAGGAAGTAGCAGCACAAATTCCGCTTGAGCATTTATTGATTGAAACAGACTGCCCATATTTAACGCCTCACCCTTTCCGTGGAAAGCGAAATGAACCGAGCTACGTCAAGTATGTAGCGGAAGCGATCGCCGAGATTAAAGGTATTTCTTTTGAGGAAGTAGCAAAAGCAACGACAGAGAACGCGAAAAAATTATTCGGCATCCATCGCTAA
- a CDS encoding G5 and 3D domain-containing protein, translated as MLSNARKISDSLRKNFTVTASSFIAFSATTGLAGYEIAKDDVTLTVNGKKQEIRTHAKTVKELLQEQNIKPRKEDYVYPSLNTPITDDLNIVWEASKEVTLTIDGKKQKIWTTAKTVDELLNLQHIQIGQHDKVAPAPDKKIKKGMEIHVEKAFPVQLNVGGKQQQVWATSTTVADFLKQQNVKLGKLDRVEPSLQEKIKENTVVKVIKVEKVTDVVEEPVDFAVVTKQDPTLPKGERRVIHPGEKGLVAKTYEIVLENGKEVARKLIAVKQIKNSKTRIVAIGTKVVERRSANVQKRPTSRGQHGAAKEFYVTATAYTAYCEGCSGITRTGINLRRNPSVKVIAVDPNIIPLGSKVYVEGYGYAIAADTGSGIDGYEIDVFLPERSDAIRWGKKRVKIKVLQ; from the coding sequence ATGTTATCCAATGCGAGGAAAATTTCTGATTCATTGAGGAAAAATTTTACGGTTACTGCTAGTAGTTTTATAGCTTTTTCGGCAACAACGGGATTGGCTGGGTATGAAATCGCAAAAGATGACGTAACATTGACTGTAAACGGAAAAAAACAGGAAATTCGTACTCATGCAAAAACAGTAAAAGAATTATTGCAAGAACAAAATATTAAGCCTAGAAAAGAAGATTACGTTTATCCATCCTTAAATACGCCAATTACCGACGATCTTAATATTGTTTGGGAAGCAAGCAAGGAAGTAACGTTAACGATAGATGGGAAAAAACAAAAAATATGGACGACTGCAAAGACCGTTGATGAACTATTAAACTTGCAGCATATTCAAATCGGACAGCACGACAAAGTTGCACCAGCGCCAGACAAGAAAATCAAAAAGGGAATGGAAATTCATGTCGAAAAGGCATTCCCAGTTCAATTAAATGTCGGTGGTAAACAGCAACAAGTGTGGGCAACTTCGACTACTGTCGCTGACTTTTTAAAACAACAAAATGTAAAATTAGGTAAACTCGATCGTGTAGAGCCATCTTTACAAGAGAAAATAAAAGAAAATACGGTCGTAAAAGTGATTAAAGTTGAAAAAGTCACCGATGTAGTGGAAGAACCAGTGGACTTTGCAGTCGTCACGAAACAAGACCCCACATTGCCAAAAGGTGAACGGCGCGTCATCCACCCTGGAGAAAAAGGGCTTGTTGCGAAAACGTATGAAATAGTGTTGGAAAACGGAAAAGAAGTAGCACGTAAATTAATTGCCGTAAAGCAGATTAAAAACAGCAAAACACGCATCGTTGCTATTGGCACAAAAGTGGTTGAAAGACGATCTGCCAATGTGCAAAAACGTCCGACATCACGCGGTCAACATGGTGCAGCGAAAGAGTTTTATGTGACCGCTACCGCCTATACCGCGTATTGCGAAGGCTGCTCAGGAATAACGAGAACGGGAATTAATTTGCGTAGAAACCCTTCCGTAAAGGTTATTGCCGTTGATCCGAATATTATCCCGCTCGGATCAAAAGTATACGTAGAAGGGTATGGATATGCTATCGCTGCAGATACAGGTTCAGGTATTGACGGTTATGAAATTGATGTGTTTTTGCCTGAAAGATCCGATGCGATTCGTTGGGGTAAAAAGCGCGTAAAAATAAAAGTGCTACAATAA
- the rnmV gene encoding ribonuclease M5, with product MRIKEIIVVEGKDDTAAIRRAVDADTIETNGAAISEEIIERIKLAKEKRGVIIFTDPDFPGEKIRKTITQHVPGCKHAFLPRKAAIAKNGKGIGVEHASVEDIRQALANVYEETTEWKEEITFDELVAAGLIGGELAKKRRQRLGERLKIGYANGKQLYKRLKVFQITRETFYAALEQVMQEEIQDE from the coding sequence ATGAGAATTAAGGAAATTATTGTTGTCGAAGGAAAAGATGATACAGCAGCAATTCGGCGCGCTGTGGACGCAGATACGATTGAAACAAACGGAGCGGCAATTAGCGAAGAAATTATCGAACGCATTAAGTTGGCAAAAGAAAAACGGGGTGTCATTATTTTTACTGATCCGGATTTTCCAGGGGAAAAAATTCGTAAAACGATTACCCAGCATGTTCCTGGCTGTAAACATGCTTTTTTGCCAAGGAAAGCGGCCATCGCGAAAAATGGAAAAGGAATTGGTGTTGAACATGCGTCTGTGGAAGATATTCGTCAAGCGTTAGCAAACGTATATGAAGAAACAACCGAGTGGAAGGAAGAGATCACGTTTGATGAACTTGTTGCTGCCGGCTTAATCGGTGGAGAGTTAGCGAAAAAGCGGCGGCAGCGATTGGGGGAAAGGTTAAAAATCGGCTATGCCAATGGAAAGCAGCTTTATAAGCGGTTGAAAGTGTTTCAAATCACCAGGGAAACGTTTTATGCAGCTTTAGAGCAAGTGATGCAGGAGGAAATACAGGATGAATAA
- the rsmA gene encoding 16S rRNA (adenine(1518)-N(6)/adenine(1519)-N(6))-dimethyltransferase RsmA → MNKDIATPGRTKEILDQYGFSFKKSLGQNFLIDTNILRKIVDAAEISAETGAIEIGPGIGALTEQLARRAKKVVAFEIDQRLLPILADTLSPYGNVRIIHQDVLKADIHQVIADEFTNVADIMVVANLPYYVTTPIIMKLLTDHLPIRGMVVMLQKEVADRLAAKPGTKDYGSLSIAVQYYTEAEVVMTVPRTVFIPQPNVDSAVIRLIKRKQPPVAVNDETFFFQVVRASFAQRRKTILNNLVNNLPNGKAMKEQIESSLANANIDPRRRGETLTMEEFAALSNALRNILINL, encoded by the coding sequence ATGAATAAAGATATTGCCACGCCGGGACGTACAAAGGAAATTTTGGATCAATACGGGTTTTCTTTTAAAAAAAGTTTAGGACAAAACTTTTTAATTGACACGAATATTTTGCGGAAAATTGTCGATGCTGCGGAAATTTCCGCAGAAACGGGAGCGATTGAAATTGGCCCGGGAATTGGGGCATTGACGGAACAATTGGCACGCCGGGCCAAAAAAGTGGTCGCCTTTGAAATAGACCAGAGATTGTTGCCGATTTTGGCCGACACGTTGTCTCCGTATGGAAATGTGCGAATTATTCATCAAGACGTGTTAAAAGCGGATATTCATCAAGTGATCGCGGACGAATTTACAAACGTAGCCGATATTATGGTGGTGGCTAATTTGCCGTACTATGTAACCACACCGATTATTATGAAGCTGCTGACCGACCATCTGCCGATTCGCGGCATGGTGGTGATGCTGCAAAAGGAAGTAGCCGACCGTCTAGCTGCCAAGCCAGGGACAAAAGATTATGGCTCATTGTCCATTGCAGTTCAGTATTATACAGAAGCAGAGGTCGTCATGACGGTGCCGCGGACCGTGTTTATTCCGCAACCGAACGTCGATTCCGCCGTGATTCGATTAATAAAGAGAAAACAGCCGCCTGTAGCAGTAAACGATGAGACATTTTTCTTTCAAGTCGTGCGGGCAAGCTTCGCGCAGCGCCGGAAAACGATTTTAAACAATTTAGTCAACAACTTGCCGAACGGAAAGGCGATGAAAGAGCAAATCGAAAGCTCTTTAGCTAACGCAAATATTGATCCGCGCCGTCGCGGAGAAACGCTGACAATGGAAGAGTTCGCCGCACTAAGCAATGCATTGCGCAACATATTGATCAACCTTTAG
- the yabG gene encoding sporulation peptidase YabG: MDIKIGDIVARKSYKCDLLFRVIDIKEKGDEREAILYGEDVRLIADAPCSDLVIIDEREQQERKKKEIELIEQSYKLFRQDYHAIKQKIEYRATGGYRTEKDFFQIPGRVLHLDGDPLYLRKCLDLYERIGVPVYGVYCEESEMSEKVGALIEQFRPDILVITGHDSYSKSKGKVNDLKAYRHSKHFVQTVKEARKKVPHLDQLIIFAGACQSHFESLIRAGANFASSPARVNIHALDPVYIVSRISFTPFMETVNVWDVVRNTLTGEKGLGGVETKGVLRTGMPFRLMDDTGD, encoded by the coding sequence ATGGACATCAAGATCGGCGATATTGTGGCTAGAAAATCATATAAATGTGATTTATTGTTTCGCGTAATCGATATAAAAGAAAAAGGGGACGAGAGGGAAGCCATTTTATATGGTGAAGATGTGAGACTGATCGCGGATGCCCCGTGCAGCGATTTAGTCATCATCGATGAACGGGAACAGCAGGAAAGAAAGAAAAAGGAAATAGAGCTTATTGAACAGTCATATAAACTGTTTCGCCAAGATTACCATGCAATAAAGCAAAAAATCGAATATCGGGCAACAGGGGGATACCGGACGGAGAAGGATTTTTTTCAAATTCCAGGACGTGTCCTTCATCTGGACGGTGACCCTTTATATTTGCGAAAATGTTTGGATTTATACGAACGAATTGGCGTGCCGGTATATGGGGTGTATTGCGAGGAAAGCGAAATGTCGGAAAAAGTTGGTGCGCTGATTGAGCAGTTTCGCCCGGATATTTTAGTCATTACCGGCCATGATTCCTATTCGAAATCAAAAGGAAAAGTAAATGATTTAAAGGCTTACCGCCACTCGAAACATTTTGTACAGACGGTCAAGGAAGCGCGCAAAAAAGTTCCTCATCTTGACCAGCTTATTATTTTCGCGGGAGCGTGCCAATCCCATTTTGAATCATTGATCCGCGCTGGTGCCAACTTTGCCAGTTCTCCGGCACGGGTAAACATTCATGCGCTCGATCCCGTCTATATTGTTTCGCGGATTAGTTTCACCCCTTTTATGGAGACCGTCAATGTTTGGGATGTGGTCCGCAATACATTAACCGGGGAAAAAGGACTTGGAGGGGTAGAAACCAAGGGAGTGCTGCGTACAGGAATGCCTTTCCGTTTAATGGATGATACAGGTGATTAG
- the veg gene encoding biofilm formation stimulator Veg codes for MPKTLSDIKKTLDSNIGRRLTLRANGGRRKTIERCGILAETYPSVFVIELDQKENAFERVSFSYADVLTETVKLTFLDDDKVGGQ; via the coding sequence ATGCCAAAAACTTTATCCGATATTAAAAAAACGTTGGATTCTAATATCGGCAGACGTTTGACGTTGCGAGCAAACGGCGGGCGGAGAAAGACGATTGAACGCTGTGGAATATTAGCAGAAACGTATCCATCGGTATTTGTGATTGAACTCGACCAAAAAGAGAACGCGTTTGAACGAGTATCGTTTAGTTACGCGGATGTATTGACAGAAACGGTAAAATTGACGTTTTTAGATGACGATAAAGTAGGTGGGCAGTAG
- a CDS encoding small, acid-soluble spore protein, alpha/beta type has protein sequence MGRRRGIMSQRFKEELAKELGFYDVVKREGWGAIRAKDAGNMVKLAIEKAERQLAAKTE, from the coding sequence TTGGGTCGTCGCCGTGGAATTATGTCGCAACGCTTTAAAGAAGAATTAGCAAAAGAATTAGGTTTTTATGATGTCGTGAAGCGAGAAGGATGGGGAGCGATCCGCGCGAAAGACGCTGGAAATATGGTGAAATTGGCGATTGAAAAAGCAGAACGACAGCTAGCCGCAAAGACAGAGTAA
- the ispE gene encoding 4-(cytidine 5'-diphospho)-2-C-methyl-D-erythritol kinase translates to MRLLVKAPAKINLSLDVLHKRPDGYHEVKMVMTTIDLADRIELIPRTDDAIQIISQNRFVPDDHRNLAYQAAKLLKETFCIKQGVSISITKHIPVAAGLAGGSSDAAATLRGLNKLWNLGLTLDELAELGAQIGSDVSFCVYGGTAIATGRGEKITPIPSPPPCWVVLAKPSIGVSTAEVYRNLKVEEVTHPDVDAMVEAIGRQDYFAICQLVGNVLEEVTLKKHPEVAHIKEQMRRFGADAVLMSGSGPTVFGLVQHDSRMQRIYNGLRGFCEQVFAVRLLGERHLLD, encoded by the coding sequence TTGAGGCTATTAGTAAAGGCACCAGCAAAAATTAATTTGTCATTGGACGTGTTACATAAGCGGCCGGACGGGTATCACGAAGTGAAAATGGTCATGACAACGATTGATTTAGCCGATCGGATTGAATTAATTCCGCGTACCGATGATGCAATACAGATTATTTCGCAAAATCGGTTCGTTCCAGATGACCACCGCAATTTGGCGTATCAAGCGGCAAAGTTATTAAAGGAAACATTTTGCATTAAACAGGGTGTATCAATTTCCATTACCAAACATATTCCGGTAGCGGCGGGGCTAGCGGGGGGAAGCAGCGATGCCGCCGCAACATTGCGGGGATTAAATAAGCTTTGGAATTTAGGGCTTACCCTTGATGAATTAGCAGAGTTAGGAGCGCAAATCGGTTCTGACGTATCGTTTTGCGTTTACGGCGGAACAGCGATTGCCACCGGGCGCGGCGAAAAAATTACCCCCATTCCTTCACCGCCCCCATGCTGGGTTGTGTTGGCAAAACCGTCCATTGGCGTTTCTACCGCGGAAGTGTATCGGAATTTAAAGGTGGAGGAAGTGACGCATCCGGATGTTGATGCCATGGTAGAGGCGATTGGGCGCCAAGATTATTTTGCTATTTGCCAATTAGTCGGGAACGTATTGGAAGAAGTAACGTTGAAAAAGCATCCAGAAGTAGCGCATATTAAAGAGCAAATGAGGCGGTTTGGAGCAGATGCCGTATTGATGAGCGGCAGTGGGCCGACGGTATTCGGGCTCGTCCAGCATGATTCAAGAATGCAGCGCATTTACAATGGGCTTCGTGGTTTTTGTGAACAAGTATTCGCTGTTCGTTTATTAGGTGAACGTCATCTACTTGATTAA
- the purR gene encoding pur operon repressor, whose protein sequence is MKLRRSGRLVDMTHYLLERPHQLIPLTFFAERYESAKSSISEDLAIIKQTFEQQGIGTIKTLPGAAGGVQYIPKMSKQESEEIVTYLCEQLSRPDRLLPGGYLYMTDILGDPRIMNKIGRLYASIFADRPVDVVMTIATKGIPLAYAVAHFLYVPVVIVRHDNKVTEGSMVSINYVSGSSKRIQTMVLAKRSLAEGANVLIIDDFMKAGGTVNGMVNLLNEFNAKLSGIGVLVESEETKERLVDEYISLVKLSSVDVKEKQITVKAGNYTQFME, encoded by the coding sequence ATGAAGTTAAGGCGCAGCGGCCGTTTAGTGGATATGACCCATTATCTTCTTGAACGGCCACATCAGCTTATTCCGCTTACGTTTTTTGCGGAGCGTTATGAATCGGCCAAGTCATCGATTAGCGAGGATTTAGCGATTATTAAACAGACATTTGAACAGCAGGGGATTGGAACGATTAAAACGTTGCCGGGGGCTGCTGGCGGCGTACAATATATCCCAAAAATGTCGAAACAGGAATCTGAAGAAATTGTGACATATTTATGCGAGCAGTTATCGCGTCCGGATCGGTTGTTGCCCGGCGGATACTTATATATGACCGATATTCTTGGTGACCCTCGTATTATGAACAAAATCGGCCGGCTTTATGCGTCCATTTTTGCCGACCGGCCGGTCGATGTCGTCATGACGATTGCGACAAAAGGAATTCCGCTCGCCTATGCGGTCGCCCACTTTTTGTATGTTCCAGTTGTTATTGTCCGCCATGACAATAAAGTAACAGAAGGATCGATGGTCAGCATCAACTACGTTTCCGGTTCTTCCAAGCGCATTCAAACGATGGTGCTGGCAAAGCGGAGCTTGGCGGAAGGAGCCAATGTATTAATCATCGATGATTTTATGAAAGCGGGCGGAACGGTTAACGGCATGGTGAATTTGTTGAATGAGTTTAACGCGAAACTTTCCGGTATCGGTGTTCTTGTCGAATCGGAAGAAACGAAAGAGCGGCTCGTAGACGAATATATTTCGCTCGTGAAATTGTCTTCTGTCGATGTCAAAGAAAAACAAATTACCGTAAAAGCAGGAAATTACACGCAATTTATGGAATAG
- a CDS encoding RidA family protein — MKKVETNKAPQAIGPYSQGIIVNNMFYSSGQIPLTPEGEMVQGDIKAQTHQVFQNLKAVLEAAGASLDTVVKTTVFLKNMDDFAAMNEVYSQYFTNHKPARSCVEVGRLPKDALVEIEVVALIQ, encoded by the coding sequence ATGAAAAAAGTAGAAACGAATAAAGCGCCGCAGGCGATTGGTCCGTATTCGCAAGGAATTATCGTCAATAACATGTTTTACAGCTCGGGGCAAATTCCGCTCACTCCCGAAGGAGAGATGGTACAAGGCGACATAAAAGCGCAAACACATCAAGTATTTCAAAACTTAAAAGCCGTTTTGGAAGCGGCTGGCGCATCGCTTGATACAGTAGTCAAAACGACGGTGTTTTTGAAAAACATGGATGATTTTGCGGCAATGAATGAAGTATATAGTCAATATTTCACAAACCATAAACCGGCGCGTTCGTGCGTGGAAGTAGGGAGACTGCCGAAAGACGCCCTTGTCGAAATTGAAGTAGTCGCGTTGATTCAATGA
- the spoVG gene encoding septation regulator SpoVG — protein sequence MEVTDVRLRRVNTEGRMKAIASITLDNEFVVHDIRVIDGNNGLFVAMPSKRTPDGEFRDIAHPINSATRGKIQEAILAEYHRLGKLEEELEEAGAS from the coding sequence ATGGAAGTTACTGACGTAAGATTACGCCGCGTAAATACCGAAGGACGTATGAAAGCGATTGCCTCGATCACACTGGATAACGAATTCGTTGTCCACGATATCCGCGTCATCGATGGCAATAATGGATTGTTTGTCGCAATGCCAAGCAAGCGTACTCCAGATGGAGAATTTCGCGACATTGCGCATCCGATTAACTCAGCGACGCGCGGGAAAATTCAAGAGGCAATATTAGCTGAGTATCATCGCTTAGGTAAGTTGGAAGAAGAACTTGAAGAAGCTGGTGCTTCATAA